In the Terriglobales bacterium genome, one interval contains:
- the mnmA gene encoding tRNA 2-thiouridine(34) synthase MnmA → MTQTETIAVAMSGGVDSSAVAAMLRAEGHSVVGLTMQLWNQRRLAGQEGMPEAVQGRCCSLDDVYDARRVAERLGIPYYVVNQEERFERDVVRPFVSEYLSGRTPIPCSLCNNHLKFDQLLVTARQIGAGRLATGHYARVEYRGERGRWVLKRPMDAARDQTYFLFGLTQEQLSRTIFPLGGMLKDDVRQIARSHGLALADKPDSQEICFVPGGDYKRFIDAYLAESGEGLPETAGELVTTSGDVIGEHDGIHNYTVGQRKGIHRNRNAAPGSPLYVLEIRGERRQVVVGSNDELYRTTLRARDLNWIAIERLTEPIEVEAKIRNRHVPAAAIVSPASGGEAVVTFREPQRAITPGQAVVFYQGDVVVGGGWISSSVN, encoded by the coding sequence ATGACGCAAACAGAAACCATCGCCGTCGCCATGTCCGGAGGAGTGGATTCCTCCGCGGTCGCGGCCATGCTGCGGGCGGAGGGACACAGCGTTGTCGGCTTGACGATGCAACTGTGGAACCAGCGGCGGCTGGCGGGTCAAGAGGGCATGCCGGAGGCGGTGCAGGGGCGCTGCTGCTCGCTCGATGACGTGTACGACGCGCGGCGCGTGGCCGAGCGGCTGGGGATTCCGTACTACGTGGTGAACCAGGAGGAGCGCTTCGAGCGCGACGTGGTGCGTCCGTTCGTGTCGGAGTATCTGAGCGGGCGGACGCCGATTCCGTGCAGCCTGTGCAACAACCACCTGAAGTTTGACCAACTGCTGGTGACGGCGCGGCAGATTGGCGCCGGGCGGCTGGCCACCGGGCATTACGCGCGCGTGGAGTACCGGGGCGAGCGCGGGCGCTGGGTGCTGAAGCGTCCGATGGATGCGGCGCGCGACCAGACGTACTTCCTGTTCGGGCTGACGCAGGAGCAGCTCAGCCGGACGATTTTTCCGCTGGGAGGGATGTTGAAGGACGATGTCCGCCAGATCGCGCGTTCGCACGGACTGGCGCTGGCCGACAAGCCCGACTCGCAGGAAATCTGCTTCGTCCCGGGCGGTGATTACAAGCGCTTCATTGACGCGTATCTGGCTGAGAGCGGGGAGGGCCTGCCGGAGACCGCCGGCGAACTGGTGACGACGTCGGGCGACGTCATCGGCGAGCACGACGGCATTCACAACTACACGGTCGGACAGCGCAAGGGAATCCATCGGAACCGGAACGCGGCGCCGGGATCACCGCTGTACGTGCTGGAGATTCGCGGCGAGCGGCGGCAGGTGGTGGTCGGTTCGAACGATGAGCTGTACCGCACGACGCTGCGCGCGCGCGACCTGAACTGGATCGCGATCGAGCGGCTGACCGAGCCGATCGAGGTCGAGGCGAAGATCCGCAACCGGCACGTGCCCGCGGCGGCAATCGTGTCACCGGCGAGCGGCGGCGAAGCGGTGGTGACATTCCGCGAGCCGCAGCGCGCGATCACGCCGGGGCAGGCGGTGGTGTTCTATCAGGGTGATGTGGTGGTGGGCGGAGGGTGGATCAGTTCATCGGTCAATTGA
- a CDS encoding cysteine desulfurase family protein gives MMRRVYLDNNATTPVLPEVMAAMQPYFGEEFGNASSIHHHGQHTRAAVERAREQVAQLIGARPAEIVFTSGGTEGDNLALFGLFGGLLRAGDHVITSAIEHHAVLNAAKRLEQLGCEVTYLRVDGRCLVNPDDVRAALRENTRLITVMMANNETGVVQPVAEIGKIAAEADIWFHTDAVQAAGKVPVDVGEIGCDLLTLSGHKLHAPQGVGALYVRKGTILTPLFFGGRHERSRRAGTENVPGIVALGAAAELAREWLARGGAEKMAALRDRLEQGIVNAVEAVKVNSAGAPRVPNTSSICFEHIEGEALVIALDLKGLAVSTGAACSSGAIEPSHVLTAMGLTPERARASLRFSLGKQNTAEDANFALELVPETVGRLRDLSPVWQQRHSAVST, from the coding sequence ATGATGCGCCGTGTCTATCTCGACAATAACGCCACCACGCCCGTGCTGCCGGAGGTGATGGCGGCGATGCAGCCGTACTTCGGAGAGGAGTTCGGCAACGCGTCGTCGATCCACCATCACGGACAGCACACGCGGGCGGCGGTGGAGCGCGCGCGTGAGCAGGTGGCGCAGCTGATCGGGGCGCGTCCGGCGGAGATTGTCTTTACCAGCGGGGGCACGGAAGGCGACAACCTGGCGCTGTTCGGACTGTTTGGCGGGCTGCTGCGCGCCGGCGACCACGTGATCACGTCGGCGATCGAGCACCACGCGGTGCTCAACGCGGCCAAGCGGCTGGAGCAGCTGGGGTGCGAGGTCACGTATCTGCGGGTGGACGGGCGCTGCCTGGTGAATCCGGATGACGTGCGCGCAGCGCTGCGTGAGAACACGCGCCTGATCACGGTAATGATGGCCAACAACGAGACCGGCGTGGTGCAGCCGGTGGCGGAGATCGGAAAGATTGCGGCCGAGGCCGACATCTGGTTCCACACCGACGCGGTGCAGGCGGCGGGCAAGGTCCCGGTGGACGTGGGCGAGATCGGGTGCGACCTGCTGACGCTTTCCGGACACAAGCTGCATGCGCCGCAGGGCGTGGGGGCGCTGTATGTGCGCAAGGGGACGATCCTGACGCCGCTGTTCTTCGGCGGGCGGCACGAGCGCTCGCGTCGCGCGGGCACGGAGAACGTGCCGGGCATCGTGGCGCTGGGCGCGGCCGCGGAATTGGCGCGGGAGTGGCTTGCGAGGGGCGGCGCGGAGAAAATGGCCGCGCTCCGCGATCGCCTGGAGCAGGGAATTGTGAACGCGGTCGAGGCGGTGAAGGTCAACAGCGCCGGAGCGCCGCGCGTGCCGAACACCAGCAGCATCTGCTTCGAACACATCGAGGGTGAGGCGCTGGTGATCGCGCTCGACCTGAAGGGACTGGCGGTTTCAACGGGCGCGGCGTGTTCCTCGGGCGCCATCGAGCCGTCGCACGTGTTGACCGCGATGGGACTGACGCCGGAGCGAGCGCGGGCGAGCCTGCGCTTTTCGCTGGGCAAGCAGAACACCGCCGAGGACGCAAACTTCGCGTTGGAGCTGGTGCCGGAGACGGTGGGAAGGCTGCGGGATCTCAGTCCTGTGTGGCAGCAACGACATTCGGCAGTTAGCACTTAG
- the smc gene encoding chromosome segregation protein SMC: MLKLKKLQILGFKSFCDRTELHFHGEGVAAIVGPNGCGKSNISDAISWVLGEQSAKTLRGSRMEDVIFAGTRDRKPTGMAEVSLTLIDPDVYSGADLNSATEIDVQDEIPDHASDWDEAAVRADAQQETERYAAEVQPGPEEFIKEGATATDPDAILETGPEQPAAAATEAASAEAPPQVGTPQVVLKIRRRNFKTREFKAGEIVVTRRLFRTGESEYLLNGKLCRLRDIQDIFMGTGLGPESYAIIEQGRIGQILSSRPHDRRAIIEEAAGITKFKTRKRLAEGRLEQARQNLARVNDIFDEVTRQMNSLKRQAAKAERYSRLREEMRARLRIVLASKFVDMTGQAAALNCELNELGDNIRVTTHAAEQLEAEHSQATQRGYQLDAVSRANGERLSAIALEVDRATARRSHNEERCSELAARSAAAAAELAQTSAQLTALESERAANRRVLDSAAADVDAAQRDLAARQQEAAEAADRLSTLEQQQEARRVAAMQSVAAASEVRNHVTQAEEHVAALDREAQRIRAEMAAANQEIAGFGGRRGQLALEFESASQQVTSLAAQIAGARRRLDEKRRDETGSKARLDTLRGEYASALGRRGSLEAVIAEHGYSTESVRRLFQSGALQGGAAPVGVLADFLEVDQQYEHVVEDFLRDELNYIVVKSWDAADQGLQLLRSDVDGRATFLVHPQDSQARFSFVVDEQQRYTPPGEQGLVPVSRCLRVLNGFGKSLEVILPKLRDGFITPDSSVARDLALQSPDAFFLSRSGECFHNVTVTGGKQRSEGPLSMKRELRDLVRQIGDIEGALRSQEARVALLAREISELVGLLEHLEQEKLEGEKHALTAGHTLRQLETELGRAEERVATYLRELERITAERNTHADIASHRREELGEYERRSLELERATAAGLEQLAAMRAARDAASQNVAETRARVAALEERRIAAASALQRIETLATEVASRVSALRGQIDAAAAERSQREDENVTIAEHLVALAAERQAAQARAAELDQQSAKLRQRLTEIEDELRAARHALDAARDRRGEISAHAAKLASDLEYLVQSCVAELGAAPEQLLGQGDVAPLAGEALAAEDAAYRELRQRLDNMGPVNMMALEEYNETAERYKFLETQRKDLLESIENTLSTIKEIDTISRQKFQEAFQRINENFQLTFRKLFGGGNAFMRLTDEENDAESGIDVVASPPGKKLQNVLLLSGGEKALTALSLLVGIFQYQPSPFCILDEVDAPLDEANIGRFTELVREMSVQTQFVLITHSKKTMSIAPVMYGVTMQEPGVSKLVSVRFGLNNAAAAS; this comes from the coding sequence CCTCCGACTGGGACGAGGCCGCCGTCCGCGCCGATGCGCAGCAGGAAACCGAGCGCTACGCCGCCGAGGTTCAGCCCGGCCCGGAAGAGTTCATTAAGGAAGGCGCGACCGCAACCGACCCTGACGCAATTCTTGAGACTGGCCCCGAACAACCCGCTGCGGCAGCGACGGAAGCGGCTTCCGCCGAGGCCCCCCCACAAGTCGGAACACCCCAGGTCGTCCTCAAGATTCGCCGTCGCAACTTCAAGACCCGCGAATTCAAGGCCGGCGAAATCGTGGTCACGCGCCGCCTGTTCCGCACCGGCGAGAGCGAGTACCTGCTCAACGGCAAGCTGTGCCGTCTGCGCGACATCCAGGACATCTTCATGGGCACCGGCCTCGGCCCCGAGTCGTACGCCATCATCGAGCAGGGCCGTATCGGGCAAATCCTGAGCAGCCGCCCGCACGATCGCCGTGCCATCATCGAAGAGGCCGCCGGCATCACCAAGTTCAAGACGCGCAAGCGCCTCGCCGAAGGACGCCTCGAGCAGGCCCGCCAGAACCTGGCCCGCGTGAACGACATTTTCGACGAAGTCACGCGCCAGATGAACTCGCTCAAGCGCCAGGCCGCCAAGGCTGAGCGCTATTCGCGCCTGCGCGAAGAAATGCGCGCCCGCCTGCGCATCGTGCTCGCCAGCAAGTTCGTTGACATGACCGGCCAAGCGGCCGCGCTCAACTGCGAGCTCAACGAACTTGGCGATAACATCCGCGTCACGACGCACGCCGCCGAGCAGCTCGAAGCCGAGCACTCCCAGGCCACGCAGCGCGGTTATCAGCTCGACGCCGTCTCCCGCGCCAACGGCGAGCGCCTGAGCGCCATCGCGCTTGAAGTGGACCGCGCCACCGCCCGCCGCTCCCACAACGAGGAGCGCTGCTCCGAGCTCGCCGCCCGCAGCGCCGCCGCCGCCGCCGAACTGGCCCAGACCAGCGCGCAGCTCACGGCGCTCGAATCCGAGCGCGCCGCCAACCGCCGAGTGCTCGACTCCGCCGCCGCCGACGTTGACGCGGCGCAGCGCGACCTCGCCGCGCGCCAGCAGGAGGCCGCCGAAGCCGCGGACCGCCTTTCCACGCTGGAGCAGCAACAGGAGGCCCGCCGCGTCGCGGCCATGCAATCGGTCGCGGCCGCAAGCGAGGTCCGCAACCACGTGACCCAGGCGGAAGAGCACGTTGCCGCGCTCGACCGCGAAGCGCAGCGCATCCGCGCCGAGATGGCAGCCGCCAACCAGGAAATCGCCGGCTTCGGCGGTCGCCGCGGCCAGCTCGCCCTCGAATTCGAATCCGCGTCCCAGCAGGTCACCTCCCTTGCCGCGCAAATTGCCGGCGCGCGCCGCCGCCTCGACGAGAAACGCCGCGACGAAACCGGATCCAAGGCGCGCCTCGACACGCTTCGCGGCGAATACGCCTCCGCCCTCGGCCGCCGCGGCTCGCTTGAAGCCGTCATCGCCGAGCACGGCTACTCCACCGAGTCCGTCCGCCGCCTCTTCCAATCCGGCGCGCTCCAGGGCGGCGCCGCGCCCGTCGGCGTGCTCGCCGACTTCCTCGAAGTGGACCAGCAGTACGAGCACGTCGTCGAAGACTTCCTCCGCGACGAGCTGAACTACATCGTCGTCAAGTCGTGGGACGCCGCCGACCAGGGCCTGCAACTGCTGCGCAGCGACGTCGACGGCCGCGCCACCTTCCTCGTCCACCCGCAGGACTCGCAGGCGCGCTTCAGCTTCGTGGTTGACGAGCAGCAGCGCTACACGCCGCCCGGCGAGCAGGGCCTCGTCCCGGTCTCGCGCTGCCTCCGCGTGCTCAACGGCTTCGGCAAATCGCTCGAAGTGATCCTTCCCAAGCTGCGTGACGGCTTTATCACGCCCGACAGCAGCGTGGCCCGCGACCTGGCCCTGCAATCGCCCGACGCGTTCTTCCTCTCCAGGTCCGGCGAGTGCTTCCACAACGTCACCGTCACCGGCGGAAAGCAGCGCAGCGAAGGCCCGCTCAGCATGAAGCGCGAATTGCGCGACCTGGTGCGCCAGATCGGCGACATCGAAGGCGCGCTTCGCTCCCAGGAGGCGCGTGTCGCCCTGCTCGCCCGCGAGATCAGCGAACTGGTCGGGCTGCTCGAACACCTCGAGCAGGAAAAGCTCGAAGGCGAGAAGCACGCGCTCACCGCCGGCCACACGCTCAGGCAGCTCGAAACCGAACTCGGCCGCGCCGAAGAGCGAGTGGCCACTTATCTTCGCGAACTCGAGCGCATCACCGCCGAGCGCAACACCCATGCCGATATCGCCTCGCACCGCCGCGAGGAACTCGGCGAATACGAGCGCCGCTCGCTCGAGTTGGAGCGGGCCACGGCCGCCGGGCTCGAGCAGCTCGCCGCCATGCGCGCCGCGCGCGACGCCGCTTCGCAGAATGTCGCCGAGACTCGCGCCCGCGTCGCCGCTCTCGAAGAGCGCCGCATCGCTGCCGCCTCGGCGCTGCAGCGCATCGAAACGCTCGCAACCGAGGTCGCCTCGCGCGTGAGCGCGTTGCGCGGCCAGATCGACGCTGCCGCTGCCGAGCGCTCCCAGCGCGAAGACGAGAACGTCACCATCGCCGAGCACCTGGTCGCGCTCGCCGCCGAGCGCCAAGCTGCGCAAGCCCGCGCCGCCGAGCTGGACCAGCAATCAGCGAAGCTGCGCCAGCGCCTTACCGAGATCGAAGACGAGCTGCGCGCGGCGCGTCACGCGCTCGACGCCGCCCGCGACCGCCGCGGCGAAATCTCCGCGCACGCGGCCAAGCTCGCCAGCGACCTCGAATACCTGGTGCAGTCCTGCGTCGCCGAACTCGGCGCCGCTCCCGAGCAACTGCTCGGTCAAGGCGACGTTGCGCCGCTGGCGGGCGAGGCGCTCGCCGCCGAAGACGCCGCCTACCGCGAGCTCCGCCAGCGCCTCGACAACATGGGCCCGGTGAACATGATGGCCCTGGAGGAATACAACGAGACCGCCGAGCGCTACAAATTCCTTGAAACGCAGCGTAAGGACCTGCTCGAATCCATCGAGAACACGCTCTCCACCATCAAGGAAATCGACACCATCTCGCGCCAGAAGTTTCAGGAGGCCTTCCAGCGCATCAACGAAAACTTCCAGCTCACCTTCCGCAAACTCTTCGGCGGCGGCAATGCCTTCATGCGCCTCACCGACGAAGAGAACGACGCCGAGAGCGGCATCGACGTCGTCGCCTCGCCTCCCGGCAAGAAACTGCAGAACGTGCTGCTGCTCTCCGGCGGCGAAAAGGCCCTGACCGCCCTCTCCTTGCTGGTCGGCATCTTCCAGTATCAGCCGAGCCCGTTCTGCATCCTCGACGAGGTGGACGCGCCGCTCGACGAAGCCAACATCGGCCGCTTCACCGAGCTGGTGCGCGAGATGAGCGTGCAGACCCAGTTCGTGCTCATCACCCACAGCAAGAAAACCATGAGCATCGCGCCGGTCATGTATGGCGTCACCATGCAGGAGCCGGGCGTCTCCAAGCTGGTGTCGGTCCGCTTCGGGCTCAACAACGCCGCCGCCGCTTCGTAG
- a CDS encoding amidohydrolase family protein produces MITDCHVHIQPVEMFKPEALALMKKRPQWPRVEEFCRSPKAFLKHLDEAGVDRAVLINYVAPEVIGFTAGVNQFVADYVKAAPKRLIPCGSLHPRHTQNVMADVEQIVRLGIRLIKIHPPHQLLYPNDYLRGVKELEIIYRAAEANGIPIMFHTGTSIFPGARNKFGDPIHVDDVAVDFPDLKILLAHGGRPLWMDTAFFLVRRHPNVFLDISGIPPKTLLKYFPRLEEIASKTLFGTDWPGPGVPDIKRNLDDFRALPLSPDTQQAILETNALKLWPA; encoded by the coding sequence TTGATCACTGATTGCCACGTCCACATTCAGCCCGTAGAGATGTTCAAGCCCGAGGCGCTGGCGCTGATGAAGAAGCGCCCGCAATGGCCGCGGGTGGAGGAGTTCTGCCGCTCGCCGAAGGCGTTTCTCAAGCACCTGGACGAAGCGGGCGTGGATCGCGCGGTGCTCATCAACTACGTTGCGCCGGAGGTGATCGGGTTCACGGCGGGCGTAAACCAGTTTGTGGCCGATTACGTGAAAGCGGCGCCGAAGCGGCTGATCCCGTGCGGCTCGCTGCATCCGCGGCACACGCAGAACGTGATGGCCGACGTGGAGCAGATCGTGCGGCTCGGCATCCGGCTCATCAAGATCCATCCGCCGCACCAGCTGCTGTATCCCAACGACTACCTGCGCGGCGTCAAGGAGCTGGAGATCATCTACCGCGCGGCCGAGGCGAACGGCATTCCCATCATGTTCCATACGGGAACGTCGATCTTTCCCGGCGCGCGGAACAAGTTCGGCGATCCCATCCACGTTGACGACGTTGCTGTAGACTTTCCGGACCTGAAAATTCTCCTGGCGCACGGCGGTCGTCCGCTGTGGATGGACACGGCGTTCTTCCTGGTGCGGCGGCATCCGAACGTGTTTCTCGACATCAGCGGCATTCCGCCCAAGACGCTGCTGAAGTATTTTCCGCGGCTGGAGGAGATCGCGTCCAAGACGCTGTTCGGTACCGACTGGCCCGGCCCCGGCGTGCCCGACATCAAGCGCAATCTCGATGACTTCCGAGCGTTGCCGCTATCACCCGATACGCAGCAAGCGATCCTGGAGACAAACGCGTTGAAGCTGTGGCCGGCGTAG
- a CDS encoding phosphoribosylaminoimidazolesuccinocarboxamide synthase, producing the protein MTASIIESALLQTDFPDLELWASGKVRDIYRVDNERLLFIATDRISAFDYVLATGIPLKGKVLTQTSLFWFDFLRNTVRNHVITADVRQYPAPLEKHKDLLRGRSMLVVSADMVAIECVVRGYISGSAWKEYQQAGTVCGIRLPAGLRDSDKLPEPIFTPAIKATSGHDENISFAEMVKRVGPELSETLRDLSLRIYTQAADYALTRGIIIADTKFEFGNTAGGLVLADEVLTPDSSRFWPADKYQPGKAQESFDKQYVRDYLESIRWNKQPPAPALPAEVAARTSEKYVEAFRRLTGRELDA; encoded by the coding sequence GTGACTGCTTCTATTATCGAATCCGCACTGCTCCAGACCGACTTCCCCGACCTTGAACTCTGGGCCAGCGGCAAGGTCCGCGACATTTACCGCGTCGACAACGAACGCCTGCTGTTCATCGCCACCGATCGCATTTCGGCGTTCGATTACGTCCTCGCCACCGGCATCCCGCTCAAGGGCAAGGTCCTCACCCAGACCTCGCTGTTCTGGTTCGATTTCCTGCGCAACACGGTGCGCAACCACGTCATTACCGCTGACGTGAGGCAGTACCCGGCGCCGCTCGAAAAACACAAAGACCTGCTCCGTGGCCGTTCCATGCTGGTCGTCTCGGCGGACATGGTCGCCATCGAATGCGTCGTGCGTGGATACATTTCCGGCTCGGCCTGGAAGGAGTACCAGCAGGCCGGCACCGTGTGCGGCATCAGGCTGCCCGCGGGCCTGCGCGACAGCGACAAGCTCCCCGAACCCATTTTCACCCCGGCCATCAAGGCCACCAGCGGCCACGACGAAAACATCTCCTTCGCCGAGATGGTCAAGCGCGTCGGCCCTGAGCTGAGCGAAACGCTGCGCGACCTCAGCCTGCGCATCTACACCCAGGCGGCCGACTACGCCCTCACCCGCGGCATCATCATCGCTGATACGAAGTTCGAATTCGGCAACACCGCCGGCGGGCTGGTGCTCGCCGACGAAGTGCTGACTCCCGATTCGTCGCGCTTTTGGCCGGCCGACAAGTACCAGCCCGGCAAGGCGCAGGAGTCGTTCGACAAGCAGTACGTGCGCGATTACCTGGAGTCCATCCGCTGGAACAAGCAGCCGCCCGCTCCGGCCCTGCCGGCCGAGGTGGCGGCGCGCACCAGCGAAAAGTACGTGGAGGCGTTCCGGCGCCTCACCGGACGCGAGCTTGACGCCTAG
- a CDS encoding citrate synthase: MSTTMATKGLEGVVAAASSICYIDGERGILSYRGVDIHDLAEHSTFEEVCYLLWNARFPTRAELEAFRRELASARKLDAAIITLLRQLPKGATPMEVLRTAVSALSSYDPDHSAIDHAANVRKSFRLTSQIAMIVTAYDRIRKGKEVVEPDTSLSHAGNFVWMLSGEKPSKTAERAFDVALILHADHEFNASTFAARVIAATESDMHSAITGALGALKGPLHGGANEAAMRMLFAIDKAGADPVQYVKTNYLDVKKKVPAFGHRVYHTEDPRATHLRKMSEELGKSAGQPKWFDMSRKIEEFIKREKKLNANVDFYSASTYHVLGLDVDLFTPIFAVSRIAGWAAHVIEQLDDNRLIRPRADYAGPAYRQKYVPIEQRG, translated from the coding sequence ATGTCCACCACGATGGCCACGAAGGGATTGGAAGGGGTTGTAGCCGCAGCGTCGAGCATCTGCTACATCGATGGCGAGCGCGGCATTCTTTCCTATCGCGGCGTTGACATTCACGACCTGGCGGAGCACTCGACGTTCGAGGAAGTCTGCTACCTGCTGTGGAACGCCAGGTTTCCGACGCGGGCTGAGCTGGAGGCGTTTCGCAGGGAGCTGGCGAGCGCGCGCAAGCTCGATGCGGCGATCATCACCTTGCTGCGGCAGCTTCCCAAGGGCGCAACGCCGATGGAAGTGCTGCGCACCGCGGTTTCGGCGCTGTCCTCGTATGACCCGGACCACTCCGCGATCGACCATGCGGCGAACGTGCGCAAGTCGTTCCGGCTGACGTCGCAGATCGCGATGATCGTGACGGCGTACGACCGCATCCGCAAGGGCAAGGAAGTGGTGGAGCCGGACACGTCGCTGAGCCACGCCGGCAACTTCGTGTGGATGCTCAGCGGAGAAAAGCCCTCCAAGACGGCGGAGCGCGCGTTCGACGTGGCGCTGATTCTGCACGCCGATCACGAGTTCAACGCTTCGACCTTCGCCGCGCGGGTGATCGCGGCCACGGAAAGCGACATGCACTCGGCCATTACCGGCGCGCTGGGCGCGCTGAAAGGGCCGCTGCACGGCGGCGCCAACGAAGCCGCGATGCGGATGCTGTTCGCCATCGACAAGGCGGGCGCCGACCCGGTGCAGTACGTGAAGACGAACTATCTCGACGTGAAGAAGAAAGTGCCGGCGTTCGGCCACCGCGTGTACCACACCGAAGATCCGCGGGCGACGCACCTGCGAAAAATGTCGGAAGAGCTTGGCAAGTCGGCCGGGCAGCCGAAGTGGTTCGATATGTCGCGCAAGATCGAGGAGTTCATCAAGCGCGAGAAGAAGCTGAACGCGAACGTGGACTTCTACTCGGCATCGACGTACCACGTGCTCGGGCTGGATGTGGACCTGTTCACGCCCATCTTCGCCGTGTCGCGCATCGCGGGCTGGGCGGCGCACGTGATCGAGCAGCTCGACGACAACCGCCTGATCCGTCCGCGCGCCGATTATGCCGGGCCGGCGTATCGGCAGAAATACGTGCCGATCGAGCAGCGTGGGTAG
- a CDS encoding SDR family oxidoreductase, which yields MNDGTPQLRDQVAVVTGGGRGIGAAISRRLASLGMKVVVCGRTRARLDQTAGAIREAGGQAEAAVCDVGRLADVEALARHVRQTHGRIDVLVNNAGVGVFSAPLHLLSPEDWERVMGTNLRGVYHTIRAFAPMMIAAKKGQIINISSGAGRNPLPNGAAYAASKWGLNGLTFSVAEELRQYNIRVAVVAPGSVNTELSPHPGKDPSKMLQPDDIAGIVQMMVTASPQSFIRDVFVTPAQRP from the coding sequence ATGAACGATGGGACACCGCAACTACGCGATCAGGTCGCCGTCGTGACCGGCGGCGGCCGCGGCATCGGCGCCGCCATCTCTCGCCGTCTCGCCTCCCTTGGCATGAAGGTGGTGGTGTGCGGCAGGACGCGCGCCCGCCTCGACCAGACCGCCGGCGCCATCCGCGAAGCGGGCGGTCAGGCCGAAGCTGCCGTCTGCGACGTGGGCCGGCTCGCCGACGTCGAAGCCCTCGCCCGCCACGTGCGGCAAACCCACGGTCGCATTGACGTGCTGGTGAACAACGCCGGCGTGGGCGTTTTCAGCGCCCCGCTGCACCTGCTCTCGCCCGAAGACTGGGAGCGCGTGATGGGCACCAACCTGCGCGGCGTGTACCACACCATCCGCGCCTTCGCGCCGATGATGATCGCCGCGAAAAAAGGACAGATCATCAACATCTCCTCCGGCGCCGGACGCAATCCCCTGCCCAACGGCGCCGCTTATGCCGCCTCGAAATGGGGACTGAACGGCTTGACGTTTTCCGTCGCCGAAGAACTGCGCCAATACAACATTCGCGTCGCCGTCGTCGCGCCCGGCTCGGTCAACACCGAACTCAGCCCGCACCCCGGCAAAGACCCGAGCAAAATGCTCCAGCCCGACGACATCGCCGGCATCGTCCAGATGATGGTCACCGCCTCGCCGCAATCGTTCATTCGCGACGTCTTTGTCACCCCGGCGCAGAGACCATGA
- a CDS encoding helix-turn-helix domain-containing protein, which yields MKDQLEALVTQMYQSGILYSEAVREFKKRFLLTVLAQNHGNQSKAARELGMHRNTLSRTITELKLDVHALRGGARRPPRGARPQVIERKAARG from the coding sequence GTGAAGGACCAGTTGGAAGCGTTGGTTACGCAGATGTACCAGAGCGGGATCCTCTACTCGGAGGCGGTGCGCGAGTTCAAAAAGCGCTTCCTGCTGACCGTTCTGGCCCAGAACCACGGCAACCAGTCCAAGGCCGCCCGCGAGCTGGGCATGCACCGCAACACGCTCAGCCGCACCATCACCGAACTCAAGCTCGACGTGCACGCCCTGCGCGGCGGCGCGCGCCGCCCGCCCCGCGGCGCCCGTCCCCAGGTCATCGAGCGAAAGGCCGCCCGCGGGTAA
- a CDS encoding YtxH domain-containing protein, giving the protein MSRDESSSGFLWFLAGLGIGATLGVLYAPKSGVETREALRRSAEEGRDFVVTRARQAREQAEQWAERGRDYLNQQKDSWNQAVQAGKQAYREASAGEAAKPAKS; this is encoded by the coding sequence ATGTCACGTGACGAGAGCAGCAGCGGGTTCCTGTGGTTCCTGGCAGGTCTGGGCATCGGGGCCACGCTCGGCGTTCTGTACGCGCCCAAGTCGGGCGTGGAAACGCGCGAAGCCCTGCGCCGCAGCGCCGAGGAAGGACGCGATTTCGTGGTAACGCGCGCGCGCCAGGCGCGTGAGCAGGCCGAGCAATGGGCCGAACGCGGCCGCGACTACCTGAACCAGCAGAAGGACAGCTGGAACCAGGCCGTGCAGGCCGGCAAGCAGGCCTATCGCGAGGCCTCCGCCGGCGAAGCCGCCAAGCCGGCCAAGTCGTAA
- a CDS encoding CvpA family protein, translated as MSGLDWLILGILLLSVLTAVAQGFFFELFSLAGAVIGYLLAAWAYPRAAAWFLPYVATPWIADVAGFLTIFFAVVLLAGFAGRMARWMFEEAGLRWFDRLLGGAFGLARGAIVAVVLVLGMAALSPGAQMLEGSALAPYLLVIGRAAIWLAPSSLRQGFERGLDALRHIQRKPDAPQPATVPAQR; from the coding sequence GTGAGCGGGCTGGACTGGCTCATCCTGGGCATCCTGCTGCTCTCGGTCCTCACGGCGGTGGCGCAGGGATTCTTCTTTGAGCTGTTTTCGCTGGCCGGCGCCGTCATTGGCTACCTGCTGGCGGCCTGGGCATACCCCCGGGCGGCAGCCTGGTTCTTGCCCTACGTGGCCACGCCGTGGATTGCCGACGTGGCCGGGTTTCTGACGATTTTCTTTGCCGTCGTGCTGCTGGCCGGTTTTGCCGGACGCATGGCGCGGTGGATGTTCGAGGAAGCCGGCCTGCGATGGTTTGACCGCCTGCTGGGCGGCGCCTTCGGGCTGGCGCGCGGCGCGATTGTCGCCGTCGTCCTGGTGCTGGGAATGGCCGCGCTCTCGCCGGGCGCGCAGATGCTCGAGGGCTCGGCGCTGGCGCCCTATCTCCTGGTCATCGGACGCGCGGCAATCTGGTTGGCGCCCTCCAGCTTGCGCCAGGGATTTGAGCGCGGCCTCGACGCACTGCGTCACATCCAACGCAAGCCGGACGCACCTCAGCCGGCGACGGTACCTGCACAGCGCTGA